One Gossypium raimondii isolate GPD5lz chromosome 3, ASM2569854v1, whole genome shotgun sequence genomic window carries:
- the LOC105793912 gene encoding uncharacterized protein LOC105793912, whose translation MGVNLWGCEGGKMGDVSSMEMWWLINIRATLIALLFISIFHFSKKFYVKFLTIWTSPPSSLLSSTLHLPSASSPISNQDSQSRTLEVVSDSDLKFLIDNLDEKRNEDENWENVINKKNNFLSYKAKCCKSKDRPLKYLSTAVFESCSPELLRDFYMDNDYRKQWDKTILDHVQLQVYTTSGVEIGRTLKKFPLLTPREYVLAWRLWEGKDTTLYCFIKDCEHPSAPRQKKYVRVEYFRSGWQIRKVPGRDASEIRMFHQEDAGLNVEMAKLAFAKGAWSFLCKMDNALRNYSSINHPPSTPSVSAATLIQKVPPDLDYRTDITSAVPTSVAYNDESRKKKLLRRPSKKFLAKALLLLGGVIYLCRAHSALGTKVTMACILTKLRKRDGSSRQSSHS comes from the exons ATGGGCGTCAACCTATGGGGATGTGAGGGTGGTAAGATGGGCGATGTTTCTTCAATGGAGATGTGGTGGCTGATTAACATAAGAGCTACTCTAATTGCTCTTCTTTTTatatccatttttcatttttccaagAAGTTTTATGTTAAATTCCTTACAATATGGACATCTCCTCCTTCTTCTTTATTATCATCTACTCTTCATCTTCCTTCTGCTTCTTCACCCATTTCCAATCAAGATTCTCAATCAAG AACCCTAGAGGTTGTGTCTGATTCagatttgaagtttttaattgataatttggaTGAGAAGCGCAATGAGGACGAAAATTGGGAGAATGTAATCAACAAGAAAAACAACTTTCTATCCTACAAAGCCAAGTGCTGCAAATCGAAG GATAGACCATTGAAATACCTGAGCACAGCCGTTTTTGAGAGTTGCTCCCCGGAGCTTCTGAGGGACTTCTATATGGATAATGATTATAGAAAGCAGTGGGATAAGACCATTCTTGATCATGTGCAACTGCAGGTGTACACAACAAGTGGAGTTGAAATTGGTcgcacattaaaaaaatttccacTTTTAACACCTAGAGAGTATGTATTGGCTTGGAGATTGTGGGAGGGAAAAGATACAACTTTGTACTGTTTCATCAAG GACTGTGAACATCCATCAGCACCACGACAGAAGAAGTATGTTCGCGTGGAATATTTTAGATCCGGTTGGCAGATCAGGAAAG TACCTGGTAGAGATGCTTCTGAGATCAGAATGTTTCACCAAGAAGATGCTGGTCTGAATGTGGAAATGGCAAAACTAGCATTTGCGAAGGGCGCATGGAGTTTTTTGTGTAAGATGGATAATGCACTACGCAATTATTCTTCGATCAACCATCCTCCGTCTACACCATCTGTTTCGGCAGCCACTCTGATTCAGAAG GTTCCACCTGATTTAGATTATAGAACTGACATTACTTCAGCAGTCCCTACATCAGTAGCCTATAATGACGAATCCAGAAAGAAAAAGTTATTAAGAAGACCATCAAAGAAGTTTTTGGCAAAAGCATTGCTTCTTCTTGGGGGTGTGATCTACCTATGTCGTGCGCACTCTGCcctaggtaccaaagttacaatGGCATgcattttaacaaaattgagAAAACGCGATGGTTCGTCGAGACAGAGTAGCCATAGTTGA